A genomic stretch from Flavobacterium humidisoli includes:
- a CDS encoding T9SS sorting signal type C domain-containing protein, producing MRKDLLTMLSFFSLLSLVTYIEKPLKSSRRLRILLVLVLSIFYTTSKAQTLVHSVPTSNPSFPLPAGMDEVTVEAWGAGGAGGAAQGGGGWGRGAPGGGGGAYALGKITGITASTLNVIVGLPGAGGTGNGSSGGASYINGFTGVFYAPGGAGGTANLPTTGDTPPSATPATTGTKGSITMTNGGASGVGYNSLLNLALSSGNGGDAANLGPQKGGAGGLGYASLLGANGAGKPGQEYGGGGSGAASSLNLLTPSTLYNGGSGARGQVNITYTCKTYSLTGISAPNVCTGTTTQVQLTGSAASLPTGTYTVTYNTSRPNAVGQTETMVVGTPGFGSFTARGLTTSGNSTITVTSLTSVDCTSSISVNNVVNIVVSAQPTITLSSTAAVCASASLQNVTLPYSAVTNAPTNYSITWNASPANSFVPVTNAVLPANSISIAIPAGTAGGTYTGSLTVGNAAGCVSAAPTNFTITVNPLPTITLGAATAVCTSTSAQSTTLPYSAVTNAPTTYSITWNSSPTNTFAAVTNAVLPASPINIPIPANTAAGTYTGTLTVRNAAGCVSSANNFTVTVNPLPTITLGATTTVCTSASAQSTTLPYSAVTNTPTTYSITWNSSPTNTFGAVTNAALPASPINIPIPANTAAGTYTGILTVSNANGCVSSANNFTVTVNPLPTITLGATTTVCTSASAQSTTLPYSAVTNAPTTYSITWNSSPTNTFAAVTNAALPASPINIPIPANTAAGTYTGTLTVRNASGCVSAVPTNFTITVNPLPTITLGATTAVCTSTSAQSTTLPYSAVTNAPTTYGITWNASPTNTFAAVTNAALPANPISVPIPANTAAGTYTGTLTVSNANGCVSSANNFTVTVNPLPTITLGATTAVCTSTSAQSTTLPYSAVTNAPTTYSITWNASPTNTFAAVTNAALPANSISIAVPAGTAGGTYTGSLTVRNAAGCVSAVPTNFTITVNPLPTITLGATTAVCTSASAQSTTLPYSAVTNAPTTYSITWNASPTNTFAAVTNAALPANPINIPIPANTAAGTYTGTLTVSNANGCVSSANNFTITVNPLPTITLGATTAVCTSTSAQSTTLPYSAVTNAPTNYSITWNASPTNTFAAVTNAALAASPISIPIPANTTAGTYTGTLKVSNANGCVSSANNFTVTVNPLPTITLGATTAVCTSASAQSTTLPYSAVANAPTTYSITWNASPTNTFAAVTNAALPASPINIPIPANTAAGTYTGTLTVANAAGCISTGNNFTITVNSVPTITTSGNLTPICQNALEQTASLPYSTVTGSPVSYSIDWVLLNDQLPTAFSFDSGGGNINNITVPANTAAGNYSGVMTIFTSNGCLATQAVSLTINAVPTINTAGVFTPVCQSSSAQTTVLSYNSTTGSPVSYEIDWIALTDQGATPFPFSSGSGDIINVNVPANTIAGTYNGIMTITTSNGCPSTQNVSLTVNPIAVAPTASVTQQPSCINNTGVITVTSPASGTGYTYSVDGVDFSNTSGIFTGLSSGGYNVQVRNSTSACESEVTPITINAFVTKVWNGNASDNWGDPANWTPAGVPIASDCIDIPDVGVDPIISGTDASFFASRLTIENNGSLIVEETNSITVTNEVSVLGNGVLIFENNSSLVQIADVSNTGNITYIRKTPVRRFDLTYWSSPVADITMNEFSPETLFDKYFYWTSDFKWATNLYGTMSMEPGRGYSIRGPQSFDTGSPSVFSGEFIGVPNNGTIQGPVAGAEKFCFFGNPYPSAIYADQFIHDNAANFYGTLFFWTHNTSPRITVPGGNTYTYTNDDYAIYNLSGDTTVGNLTGIGAPSPGNQEPLKGYIAAGQGFFAKARTGQRGVFTNSMRVPSSNSQFYKAAKTEVVEKHRVWLNFTNTEGAFKQLLVGYITGATNLFDFNYDAVTMNANPYVDFYSINDNKKLVIQGRAVPFVVTDTIPLGYKSTIKEGAFTIAIDHTDGDLADKDIYLQDKVTNTVHNLKSGGYTFISAPGTFLDRFVLRYTNPNDGKSLGNEDFENQDKRVFVSVKDKNIRLQSMPEQENLDEVAIYDVGGKLLYRKKQIENKEWLIPNFQSGPQVLLVKITLDNGNTVTRKIVFR from the coding sequence ATGAGAAAAGATTTACTTACTATGCTGAGCTTCTTCAGCCTTTTATCTTTAGTAACTTATATTGAGAAACCATTAAAATCAAGTAGGAGATTGAGAATTCTTCTAGTTTTAGTTTTATCAATTTTCTATACCACATCAAAAGCACAAACTTTAGTGCATTCAGTTCCAACTAGTAATCCTTCTTTCCCTCTTCCTGCGGGTATGGACGAAGTTACTGTTGAAGCTTGGGGTGCAGGAGGAGCTGGAGGTGCAGCTCAGGGTGGTGGCGGATGGGGAAGAGGTGCTCCTGGAGGAGGAGGAGGTGCATATGCTTTAGGAAAAATTACAGGAATAACAGCATCTACTTTGAATGTCATTGTTGGTCTTCCAGGCGCAGGAGGAACAGGAAATGGATCCAGTGGGGGAGCATCTTATATAAATGGTTTTACAGGAGTTTTTTACGCCCCAGGTGGGGCAGGGGGTACAGCTAATCTTCCAACTACAGGAGATACTCCTCCTAGTGCGACACCGGCAACTACCGGTACTAAAGGAAGTATAACGATGACAAATGGAGGAGCTTCGGGAGTAGGGTATAATAGTTTACTAAATTTAGCGCTTTCTTCTGGAAATGGTGGTGATGCAGCCAATCTAGGGCCGCAAAAGGGAGGGGCTGGAGGACTTGGTTATGCTAGTCTTTTGGGGGCAAATGGTGCAGGAAAGCCTGGACAGGAATATGGAGGAGGAGGTTCTGGAGCGGCAAGTTCCTTAAATTTATTAACTCCATCAACTTTATATAATGGCGGAAGTGGTGCTAGAGGCCAAGTTAACATTACATATACTTGTAAAACGTATAGTTTAACTGGAATATCGGCGCCAAATGTTTGTACAGGTACAACCACACAAGTGCAATTAACGGGATCAGCAGCTAGCCTACCGACTGGTACCTACACAGTAACGTACAATACAAGCCGACCAAATGCGGTAGGGCAAACAGAAACGATGGTAGTTGGAACTCCCGGATTTGGAAGTTTTACCGCAAGGGGATTGACTACTTCAGGGAATAGCACTATTACAGTTACTTCTTTAACTTCAGTAGATTGTACTTCGTCTATTAGTGTGAATAATGTTGTGAATATTGTAGTTAGTGCTCAGCCAACAATAACGTTAAGTTCAACTGCCGCTGTGTGTGCGAGCGCAAGTTTGCAAAATGTAACATTACCTTATTCGGCCGTTACGAATGCCCCAACAAATTACAGTATAACATGGAATGCAAGTCCTGCAAATAGCTTCGTGCCTGTTACAAATGCAGTTTTACCAGCAAATTCAATAAGTATTGCGATTCCTGCTGGAACTGCTGGTGGGACATATACAGGATCGCTAACGGTTGGTAATGCGGCTGGATGTGTGTCTGCCGCTCCAACAAATTTTACTATAACTGTAAATCCATTGCCGACCATAACATTAGGTGCCGCTACCGCGGTATGCACAAGTACAAGTGCACAAAGCACTACATTGCCTTATAGTGCTGTTACAAACGCACCAACGACTTACAGCATTACTTGGAATAGCAGTCCGACAAATACCTTTGCGGCAGTTACAAATGCTGTATTGCCAGCAAGCCCGATCAATATTCCGATACCTGCAAATACGGCGGCGGGAACATACACGGGAACCTTAACGGTTAGAAATGCGGCTGGATGCGTGTCATCGGCAAACAATTTTACCGTTACCGTAAACCCATTGCCGACCATAACATTAGGAGCCACTACCACGGTATGCACAAGTGCGAGCGCACAAAGCACGACATTGCCTTATAGTGCTGTCACAAACACGCCAACGACTTACAGCATTACTTGGAATAGCAGTCCGACAAATACCTTTGGGGCAGTTACCAATGCTGCATTGCCAGCAAGCCCGATCAATATTCCGATACCTGCAAATACGGCGGCGGGAACATACACGGGAATCTTAACGGTAAGCAATGCGAACGGATGCGTGTCATCGGCAAACAATTTTACCGTTACCGTAAACCCATTGCCGACCATAACATTAGGAGCCACTACCACGGTATGCACAAGTGCGAGCGCACAAAGCACGACATTGCCATATAGTGCTGTTACAAATGCACCAACGACTTACAGCATTACTTGGAATAGCAGTCCGACAAATACCTTTGCGGCAGTTACCAATGCTGCATTGCCAGCAAGCCCGATCAATATTCCGATACCTGCAAATACGGCGGCGGGAACATACACGGGAACTTTAACGGTTAGAAATGCGTCTGGATGTGTGTCTGCCGTTCCAACAAATTTTACTATAACCGTAAATCCATTGCCGACCATAACATTAGGGGCTACTACCGCGGTATGCACAAGTACTAGCGCACAAAGCACGACATTGCCTTATAGTGCTGTCACAAACGCACCAACGACTTACGGCATTACATGGAATGCGAGTCCGACAAATACCTTTGCGGCAGTTACAAATGCAGCATTGCCAGCAAACCCGATCAGTGTTCCGATACCTGCAAATACGGCGGCGGGAACATACACGGGAACCTTAACGGTAAGCAATGCGAACGGATGCGTGTCATCGGCAAACAATTTTACCGTTACCGTAAACCCATTGCCGACCATAACATTAGGGGCTACTACCGCGGTATGCACAAGTACTAGCGCACAAAGCACGACATTGCCTTATAGTGCTGTCACAAACGCACCAACGACTTACAGCATTACGTGGAATGCTAGTCCGACAAATACCTTTGCGGCAGTTACAAATGCAGCATTGCCAGCAAATTCAATAAGTATTGCGGTTCCTGCTGGAACTGCTGGTGGGACATATACAGGATCGCTAACGGTTAGAAATGCGGCTGGATGTGTGTCTGCCGTTCCAACAAATTTTACTATAACCGTAAATCCATTGCCGACCATAACTTTAGGGGCCACTACTGCGGTATGCACAAGTGCGAGTGCACAAAGCACGACATTGCCTTATAGTGCTGTCACGAATGCACCAACGACTTACAGCATTACGTGGAATGCGAGTCCGACAAATACTTTTGCGGCAGTTACAAATGCTGCATTGCCAGCAAACCCGATCAATATTCCGATACCTGCAAATACGGCGGCGGGAACCTACACGGGAACCTTAACGGTAAGCAATGCGAACGGATGCGTGTCATCAGCAAACAATTTTACCATTACCGTAAACCCATTACCGACCATAACATTAGGAGCTACTACTGCGGTATGCACAAGTACTAGCGCACAAAGCACGACATTGCCTTATAGCGCTGTCACAAACGCACCAACAAACTACAGCATTACATGGAATGCAAGTCCGACAAATACCTTTGCGGCAGTTACAAATGCTGCATTGGCAGCAAGCCCGATCAGTATTCCGATACCTGCAAATACGACAGCAGGAACATACACGGGAACCTTAAAGGTAAGCAATGCGAATGGATGCGTGTCATCAGCAAATAATTTTACCGTTACCGTAAACCCATTGCCGACCATAACATTAGGGGCCACTACTGCGGTATGCACGAGTGCGAGCGCACAAAGCACAACATTGCCTTATAGTGCTGTTGCAAATGCACCAACGACTTACAGCATTACATGGAATGCGAGTCCAACAAATACCTTTGCGGCAGTTACAAATGCTGCATTGCCAGCAAGCCCGATCAATATTCCGATACCAGCAAATACGGCGGCGGGAACATACACCGGTACTTTAACGGTTGCTAATGCAGCTGGCTGTATTTCTACAGGCAATAATTTTACGATAACAGTTAATTCAGTTCCAACAATTACAACATCAGGAAATTTAACTCCAATTTGTCAAAATGCATTAGAGCAAACAGCTTCTCTGCCATATTCTACAGTAACAGGTTCGCCAGTTAGCTATTCTATAGATTGGGTATTATTGAATGATCAATTACCTACTGCTTTTTCTTTCGATTCGGGAGGGGGAAATATTAATAACATTACTGTTCCAGCAAATACAGCTGCAGGAAATTATAGTGGAGTAATGACAATTTTTACGTCAAATGGATGTTTAGCAACTCAAGCAGTTTCTTTAACGATTAATGCTGTTCCAACAATAAATACTGCAGGGGTTTTTACTCCAGTTTGTCAAAGTTCATCGGCGCAAACTACTGTTTTAAGTTACAATTCTACTACAGGTTCTCCAGTTAGTTATGAAATTGACTGGATTGCATTGACAGATCAAGGAGCAACACCATTTCCTTTTAGTTCTGGATCAGGAGATATTATAAATGTGAATGTTCCAGCAAATACAATAGCAGGTACTTACAATGGTATAATGACTATTACAACATCAAATGGATGTCCGTCTACTCAAAATGTTTCTTTAACTGTAAATCCAATTGCAGTTGCCCCAACTGCTTCTGTAACACAACAGCCAAGCTGTATAAATAATACGGGCGTTATCACGGTTACTTCGCCTGCATCTGGAACGGGATATACTTATAGTGTTGATGGAGTAGATTTTAGTAATACTTCGGGAATATTTACAGGTTTGTCTTCTGGAGGTTACAATGTGCAAGTGAGAAATAGTACATCGGCATGTGAATCAGAAGTGACACCAATTACAATAAATGCTTTTGTTACCAAAGTATGGAATGGAAATGCGAGTGACAATTGGGGAGATCCTGCAAATTGGACGCCAGCAGGAGTTCCTATCGCCTCCGATTGTATAGATATTCCAGACGTAGGGGTTGATCCTATTATCTCTGGAACCGATGCAAGTTTTTTTGCCAGTAGATTAACGATAGAAAATAATGGATCCTTAATTGTAGAAGAAACAAATTCTATAACTGTGACAAATGAAGTAAGTGTATTGGGCAATGGAGTTTTGATTTTTGAAAATAACTCAAGTTTGGTTCAGATTGCCGATGTCAGTAATACTGGAAATATAACTTATATAAGAAAAACACCTGTACGACGATTTGATCTTACCTATTGGTCTTCTCCAGTTGCAGATATTACCATGAATGAATTTTCGCCAGAAACGCTATTCGATAAATATTTTTATTGGACTTCTGATTTTAAATGGGCAACCAATTTGTACGGTACAATGTCAATGGAACCAGGAAGAGGTTATAGTATTAGAGGTCCGCAGTCTTTTGATACGGGGTCGCCAAGTGTTTTTTCAGGGGAATTTATTGGGGTGCCAAATAATGGAACAATCCAAGGTCCTGTAGCTGGTGCTGAAAAGTTTTGTTTTTTTGGGAATCCATATCCTTCAGCAATTTATGCAGATCAATTTATTCATGATAATGCCGCTAATTTTTATGGAACGCTATTTTTTTGGACGCATAATACGTCACCTAGAATAACTGTGCCAGGAGGTAATACCTATACTTATACAAACGATGATTATGCAATTTATAATTTATCAGGAGATACTACAGTTGGAAATTTAACAGGTATTGGTGCACCATCACCAGGAAACCAAGAACCATTAAAAGGTTACATTGCCGCTGGGCAAGGTTTTTTTGCAAAAGCAAGAACAGGACAAAGAGGTGTTTTTACCAATTCGATGCGAGTTCCTAGTTCTAATAGTCAGTTTTACAAAGCTGCAAAAACAGAGGTTGTTGAAAAACATCGTGTCTGGTTAAATTTTACAAACACAGAAGGGGCTTTTAAACAATTACTTGTCGGATACATAACAGGAGCAACAAATTTGTTTGATTTTAATTATGATGCTGTAACAATGAATGCAAATCCTTATGTTGATTTTTATAGTATCAACGACAATAAAAAATTAGTTATTCAAGGGCGAGCTGTGCCTTTTGTTGTAACGGATACAATTCCGTTAGGATATAAATCTACTATTAAAGAAGGTGCTTTTACAATTGCTATAGATCATACAGATGGAGATTTGGCCGATAAGGATATATATTTGCAAGATAAGGTAACAAATACTGTACATAACCTTAAATCTGGAGGATATACATTTATCTCTGCGC
- a CDS encoding T9SS sorting signal type C domain-containing protein, protein MITSQTLFSQQGKVDSSFNVLDDGQNGDGFNNTVRTLLLQKEGTLLVGGDYLSLNGAAVSYLTRLNPNGSIDENFNTGTGFNGKIYVSCLQADGKIIVGGNFTSYNGIKAGRLIRLNEDGSYDDTFDTTIGATTGIVYDIALQPDGKIIIVGSFTKYNNTTVNRVVRLLPNGTIDSMFLTGSGSALNVTQVKVLSDQKIILTGNFTTFNGISANRIIRLNSNGTFDSTFKTGVGFNDDVNAIALQSDGKMVLGGNFTLFDNIEANRIIRLNEDGTKDESFITGSGFSKEGVQTIRIAKNGDIMVGGSFTGFYNRNEVIRLILLQSDGSVKPNFDIGAGPASASVLALEFDEDDSWFVGGSFAVFNGQNQGRLAKINNEGEHDISYLASGIGFDNSVFSILPLPNRKIIVGGNFKTFNGVVAPKMVCLLENGVIDPTFNATNSGSNNLIKTTVFQSDGKIVLGGNFIKYNDLTHNRIVRILANGEIDNSFNTGDGFNAQVYAMAIQSDQKIIVAGSFTKYNAASANRIVRILPDGTKDPNFNIGLGADSIIESVVVQEDGKILVGGHFKTFNDIDFAGLVRLNQDGSIDASFNIKEGFDKYVYAIALQSNHKILVGGSFLTFNKISQKRILRLNSDGSLDPTFESGAGFSKGDVRAILVQPDDRILVGGSFSGTYNTIASSRLIRLLPSGSYDNSFAVPSNNTLFAMKFDEDYRLMIGGNFNSVSGISKHRIARLKLCVNTTTWDGISWSNGYPSAGKDVYFKESFPNLTTANICGCNIEQGKTVTLLEKNTLGIEFAYTGEGILVLEDSASLYQEDDDIVNTGIVHLKRKTKPVIRFDLTYWSSPVSDMTLHDFSPETLFDKYFSHDPILGWKTNLYGTMTMIPGRGYSIRAPQSFSTIERAIFEGVFKGIPNNGKIEVELIAADRFYLVGNPYPCAISADDFLRENAPKTKGALYFWTHNTPPRITIPGTNTYRYTNDDYAVYNLLGGVGTSSALSSGVSNDAPNGTIASGQAFFVKSNLTGYLEFKNSMRVRDRNTSFFRPAPNSQVKPVIEKHRFWLNIKNSENEFKQILLGYALGASNSLDLNYDAEYLSSGMPLDFYSVLENKKLVIQGRELPFLESDSIAIGYKTTVSDNLKIEIDHKEDFFNDKPIFLVDKKLNKIHNISEGSYQFDSEVGTFNDRFSIIYSNKTLRNNISDDISKDILVSVKNHNIHIESFTETIKEVVIFDVLGNLLYKKDQLETQKVSIENLLSSHQVLLVKVIFENGKSASKKVIF, encoded by the coding sequence TTGATAACATCCCAAACTCTTTTCTCGCAGCAGGGCAAAGTTGACAGTTCATTTAACGTTTTAGATGATGGGCAAAACGGAGATGGATTTAATAATACTGTTCGAACGCTTCTCCTGCAAAAAGAAGGCACTTTGCTGGTTGGTGGCGATTATTTGAGTTTGAATGGTGCAGCCGTTTCGTACCTGACACGATTAAATCCAAACGGGTCTATAGACGAAAATTTCAATACTGGAACAGGTTTTAATGGTAAAATTTATGTCTCTTGTTTGCAAGCCGATGGAAAAATTATTGTTGGAGGAAATTTTACAAGTTATAACGGAATAAAAGCAGGAAGATTAATCCGTTTAAATGAAGACGGTTCTTATGATGACACTTTTGATACCACAATTGGAGCAACCACAGGGATTGTATATGATATTGCTTTACAGCCAGATGGTAAAATAATTATAGTGGGCAGTTTTACAAAATATAATAATACTACAGTAAACAGAGTAGTACGTTTATTGCCAAACGGAACAATCGATTCTATGTTTCTTACAGGTTCTGGATCTGCGTTAAATGTTACACAAGTAAAAGTTTTATCAGACCAGAAAATCATTCTAACAGGTAATTTTACCACATTTAATGGCATTTCTGCCAATAGAATAATTCGTTTAAATTCTAACGGTACTTTTGATTCCACTTTTAAGACTGGCGTTGGGTTCAATGATGATGTTAATGCCATTGCCCTACAGTCTGATGGGAAAATGGTTTTAGGGGGTAATTTTACCCTTTTTGATAATATCGAAGCTAATAGAATTATTCGCCTAAATGAAGACGGAACTAAAGATGAAAGCTTTATAACTGGTTCGGGTTTCAGTAAAGAAGGAGTTCAGACAATCAGAATTGCTAAGAATGGGGATATCATGGTAGGCGGTTCTTTTACGGGATTTTACAATAGAAACGAAGTGATAAGATTAATTTTGCTGCAATCTGATGGTAGCGTAAAACCTAATTTTGATATCGGCGCAGGACCTGCTTCAGCCTCAGTTCTAGCTTTAGAATTTGATGAAGATGATTCTTGGTTTGTAGGAGGCTCTTTCGCTGTTTTTAACGGCCAGAATCAAGGGAGGTTAGCAAAAATTAACAATGAAGGAGAACACGATATTTCATACTTGGCTTCTGGAATTGGATTTGACAATTCTGTTTTTAGTATTCTGCCTCTTCCAAACAGAAAGATAATAGTTGGCGGGAATTTTAAAACGTTTAACGGAGTGGTTGCTCCCAAAATGGTTTGCTTATTAGAAAACGGAGTAATCGATCCAACTTTTAATGCCACAAATTCTGGAAGCAATAACCTAATTAAAACTACTGTATTTCAAAGTGATGGAAAGATTGTTTTGGGAGGAAATTTTATAAAGTACAATGATCTTACTCATAATCGTATTGTTAGAATATTAGCCAATGGAGAAATTGATAATTCATTTAACACTGGCGATGGATTTAATGCACAAGTGTATGCGATGGCAATTCAGTCCGATCAAAAAATAATTGTGGCAGGATCATTTACTAAATACAATGCTGCTAGTGCTAATAGAATTGTCCGAATTCTTCCAGACGGAACAAAAGATCCGAATTTTAATATTGGTTTAGGTGCAGATAGTATAATAGAAAGCGTAGTCGTACAAGAAGATGGAAAGATACTTGTTGGAGGTCATTTTAAAACCTTCAATGATATCGATTTTGCAGGTTTGGTAAGACTAAATCAAGATGGAAGTATTGATGCTAGCTTTAATATAAAAGAGGGTTTTGATAAATATGTTTATGCAATTGCACTTCAATCCAATCATAAGATTCTTGTTGGAGGTTCTTTCTTAACTTTTAATAAGATTTCACAAAAACGCATTCTTCGATTAAATAGTGATGGAAGTCTCGATCCTACATTCGAATCAGGTGCCGGCTTTAGTAAAGGAGATGTGCGTGCTATTTTAGTGCAGCCAGATGACAGAATTTTGGTAGGAGGAAGTTTTTCGGGGACATATAATACTATTGCTTCTTCTAGATTGATTCGTCTACTGCCTTCAGGATCGTATGATAATTCTTTTGCAGTACCATCAAATAATACACTGTTTGCAATGAAATTTGATGAAGATTATAGATTGATGATTGGAGGAAATTTTAATTCTGTTTCTGGCATTTCAAAACATAGAATCGCCCGTTTAAAACTTTGCGTTAATACAACAACTTGGGACGGAATTTCGTGGTCCAATGGTTATCCTTCTGCGGGAAAAGATGTTTACTTTAAAGAAAGTTTTCCAAACTTAACAACAGCCAATATTTGCGGATGCAATATTGAACAAGGTAAAACGGTTACCTTACTTGAAAAAAACACATTAGGAATTGAGTTTGCTTATACCGGTGAAGGAATACTTGTTTTAGAAGATTCTGCTAGTTTATATCAAGAGGATGATGACATAGTAAACACAGGAATTGTTCATTTAAAAAGAAAAACAAAACCAGTAATTCGATTTGACCTTACCTATTGGTCTTCACCAGTATCCGATATGACATTGCATGATTTTTCACCCGAAACACTTTTTGATAAATATTTCTCGCACGATCCAATTCTAGGATGGAAAACAAACCTTTACGGAACAATGACTATGATTCCTGGTCGTGGCTACAGCATTAGAGCTCCGCAAAGTTTTTCTACTATAGAGCGAGCAATATTTGAGGGTGTTTTTAAAGGAATTCCAAACAATGGTAAAATAGAAGTTGAGTTGATTGCCGCAGATCGATTTTATTTGGTTGGCAATCCATATCCATGCGCTATAAGTGCAGATGATTTCTTAAGAGAAAATGCTCCGAAAACAAAAGGAGCATTATACTTCTGGACACATAATACCCCGCCTAGAATAACAATTCCAGGAACTAATACTTATCGTTATACGAATGATGATTATGCGGTTTACAATTTATTGGGAGGTGTTGGTACAAGCTCGGCTTTAAGTTCTGGAGTTAGTAATGATGCACCAAATGGCACAATTGCTTCGGGGCAGGCCTTTTTTGTAAAAAGCAATCTAACGGGCTATTTAGAATTTAAAAATAGCATGAGAGTTCGAGATAGAAACACTTCCTTTTTTCGGCCAGCTCCAAATTCGCAAGTAAAACCTGTTATCGAAAAGCATAGGTTTTGGCTAAATATAAAAAACAGCGAAAATGAATTCAAACAGATTTTACTAGGCTATGCATTAGGTGCTTCAAATTCTTTAGATCTGAATTATGATGCAGAATATTTAAGTTCAGGAATGCCATTGGATTTTTACAGTGTATTAGAAAATAAAAAATTAGTAATCCAAGGCCGTGAATTGCCTTTTTTAGAAAGCGATTCAATAGCTATAGGTTATAAAACTACAGTGAGTGATAATTTAAAAATTGAAATAGATCATAAAGAAGATTTTTTTAATGATAAACCTATTTTTTTAGTCGACAAAAAATTAAATAAAATACATAATATTTCTGAAGGTTCTTATCAATTTGATTCTGAAGTAGGAACCTTTAATGATCGTTTTTCTATAATTTACAGTAATAAAACTTTACGAAATAATATTTCTGATGACATCTCGAAGGATATTTTAGTATCTGTTAAAAATCACAATATACATATTGAATCTTTTACTGAAACAATAAAAGAGGTAGTAATATTTGATGTTTTAGGAAATCTACTGTATAAAAAAGATCAGCTTGAAACCCAAAAAGTCTCCATCGAAAACTTGCTCTCTTCTCATCAGGTTTTATTAGTAAAAGTCATTTTCGAAAATGGAAAATCAGCTTCAAAAAAAGTCATTTTTTAA